The window CAGTTTAAACTCTATCGATATAAGGTAGTGATAAACAATCTTAAGATTGCGTTTCCTGAGAAGTCTGATAATGAAATAAAGAAAATTGCTCACCGTTTCTATTATCACTTCACAGATTTGCTTATAGAAAGTATTAAAGCCTTTACCATTTCAGCTAATCAGATCAAGAAGAGATGGAAGATTAATGTTACTTCAGACATTCAAAGAATCCTTGATGAAAAGAGGAACATAGCCATTATTATGCCACATTATAGTAATTGGGAATGGGGAGTTCCAAGTTTTTGTATGATGACCGATCGTAATCAACCTATTGGTTTGGGGATATATAAACCCTTAAAAAATAAGTTGATGGATAAAATAATGAAAGATAACCGATCTCGTTTTCCTGGTGCTAAACTTGTACCCAAAAATGATGTGTCTAAAGTAGTGAACAAGTATAAAAATGATCATTTTATGTTGGGTTTCGCAGCAGATCAAGCACCTCATAACGGATATAGCGCTTATTGGATGGAGTTTTTAGGAAAAGAAACTGGCGTTTTTTATGGGGCTGAAAAATTCTGTAAAAAACTAGACCTAGTTCCGGTTTATGCTCATGTAAAAAAATTAGGTCGCTCTAAGTATGAAGTTGACCTTGAAGTCATCAGTGAAAAACCTAAAGAAACAGATTATGGATTCATAACTGAAAAACATATGAAATTACTGGAGGCGGATATCAAAAAAGAGCCGTATTTATGGCTCTGGACTCATAAAAGGTGGAAGCGTTCAAAACCTGCTGATTATGAGACAGTAAGAAGAAAAGAGAGAATTAAAAATTAGTCTACAAAGCAATTATTTTACTAGGAGTTAACTTCTTGTATAACCTTAAAATTATTGAATATGAGTGAATCAAATAATGAAGATAAATTAGAATTAAATAAAATAAGAAAAGCTTTTAAAGACAGAGATTGGAATGAAATTAAAAGCTCAGACTCTTGGGCAATATTTAAAATCATGTCCGAGTTTGTTGATGGATTTGAAAAGCTAGCTAAAATTGGACCTTGTGTTTCTGTATTTGGGTCAGCAAGAACTAAACCCGATCACCCTTATTACAAAATGGCTGAGGAGGTAGCAGCTAAATTAGTACGCCATGGATATGGTGTTATTACAGGTGGTGGCCCTGGAATAATGGAAGCCGGTAATAAAGGCGCTAAAAGTGAAAATGGTAAATCAGTAGGTTTAAATATTGTTTTGCCATTTGAGCAATTCAATAATATCTACATTGATCCAGATAAATTAATCACTTTTGATTATTTCTTCGTTAGAAAAGTAATGTTCGTAAAGTATGCTCAAGGCTTTGTGGTGATGCCTGGTGGTTTTGGAACTATGGATGAGCTTTTTGAAGCCTTAACCTTAATACAAACTCACAAAATAGGTAGATTTCCTATTGTTTTAGTAGGTAAAAAGTTTTGGGGAGGATTAATCGACTGGATAAAAGACACATTGATTGAAGCAGAAAACAATGTAAGTCCGGAGGATCTGGAGCTTTTCACAGTAGTTGATACTCCAACTGAGGCAGTGAAAGTGATTGATAACTTTTACTCACAGTTCATGTTATCACCTAACTTTTAGTATCAAAAATATTTTTTATGTCAGACAGCAGGTATGCTTTAATTATTTCTATTGCTTCACTTTTAACCGTTTTAGTGGTTGCCTTTTATGGAATTAATAAAAATGTTAAGCAAGATCAATATTTAGAGCAGCCAAAACGTCCTATTGCATTTACAAATGCGAAGACTATTCCTTTACCTGATAAAATTGATTTAGCAGGTGAAGTTGTACCGTTAGACATTGATGATGTAAAAGAAAGGCTAGATAAAGAGTTACATATTAATTCTTACTGGCATAACAATACCATTTTCCTATTTAAGAGAGCCAGCAGATGGTTTCCAATTATAGAACCGATCTTAAAAGAAAATGGCATTCCGGATGATTTCAAGTATTTAGCTTTAATTGAAAGTGGCTTAGAAAATGTACAAAGCTACGCGGGAGCTGTTGGTTTCTGGCAAATATTGAAAAGTACAGGACGGGAGTATGGACTAGAAATAAACCGGGATGTGGATGAAAGGTATCATCCGATAAAATCTACTGAAGCAGCCTGTAAATACTTTAAAAGAGCATTTAATAAGTTTGGTAACTGGACATTAGTTGCAGCATCTTATAATAGGGGAATGAGAGGTATGCAAAATGCTTTAGATCATCAAAAAGTTGATAATTATTATGATTTAATGCTGAATGATGAGACCTCTAGGTATGTATTTAGAATTCTGGCCATAAAACAGATTTTTGAAACACCTGAAGATTATGGTTTAGATATAAGCAAAGAACATCTTTATCAGCCGTATCAATATAGATTCGATACATTGCGTAATTCTACAGATTGGGTAGAATATGCGAATGAACAAAAAGTAACCTATAAAACCCTCAGAATTTATAATCCATGGATTCAAGATGATGACATTCGTGTAGGAAGGGGTGAATATTATGTGGTTAGTTTACCTAAATAAATTTAGAATATAACTCCAATTTCTAATCCCACATAATCTGTTCTAAGATTGAAACTATCTTCATAAATTGAAGTATTGATGGTGTTTAATAATCCTCTTTGATAAATCACACCTCCAAAAAGTTTTGTATTTATCCCTATTCCATATTCTAAACCTATTGCTAAAAGGGAATTGAGATCAATAAATCTAAAACTTGTAACAATGTTGTCTGGATCTCCTTCATCATTGGTGTTGAAATCAACGGTACCACCAAATTGAAAATATAGTTTTTTATCTAAACCAATTTCTTCTGTAAAAAGCTTAAGAGTAAGAGGTACTTGCAAATATTGCGGATTATAATCTTCGCTATAAACTATTCCTAATGAATCAGCCGTAAATGAAGCTCTTTTTGCGGTGAAAATTAATCCTGTACTGAAATAATGGTTTTCTTTAAACTCTATGTCAAAAACTGGCCCTAGCTGAAATCGAAGCCCTACTCCTTCAGTTCCAAAATCTGTATTTTCAGCTTCTGAATCAATCCTATTAAATGAAATATTGGGTCCTGCTTTAAAGCCAAATCTCACTTGGGCTTCAGCAAAATAAACTGAAGACAGGAATAAGATAGAAAAGAGCAATTTTTTCATTTATTTTGAGTTTGATTTCATGACAAATATAATCAATGACTTATGCAAAAAAATATATATAGAGTATTTAGTTTTTTGTTAGTGGGCCTATCATTTTATTCATGTTCAGATGACTCAGATCAGTTTTGTGACAACGCTCCGAATGTCAGCGGTATTGAAGCTAACATTAAAATGAACGACCTTACTGATGATATGGTATCTCTTAGTTCTGAAAAGGAGGCATTAACATTCATTGAAGAGAATCCTTTTGTAGCAGATTATTTTTTTGAAAGAAGTAGATATGGTGCTGATTCTATTATTGCTTCTAGTATGGTCAATATATTTTCAAATCCTTCCTATAAGGATACTCTTTATCAACAAGTAAAAAACACTTTCGGTGATTTCTCTGGAATAAAGAATGACTTTGAAAATGCATTCAAGCATTATAAATATTATTATCCTGATGTTTATGTACCAACTCTTGAGTTTGTATTAACAGGTTTAAGAAAGGATTTATATGTATCCGATAGTTTGATAAGTGTGGCTGCAGACTATTTCTTGGGTCCTGATGCAGCTTATGTTCCTAATGGCATTCCTGATTATATATTAATGCGCTATGAAAAGGAATATATTGTTCCTATGACCATGCTGTTGCTTACTCAAAAACAAAATCAAACAGATCAATCCGACAACAGCCTTTTAGCAGATATGGTTTTTTATGGTAAGTCTTATTATATGACTAAAATGACCATTCCTTGTACACCGGATTCATTATTAATTGGCTATACAGCAAAGGAAATGGAGGACATAAATAAAAATGAACATATCATTTGGGCTAATTTTTTAGAAAATGACTTATTATATGAAACAAGTCATTTCATGAAGAATAAATTTATTGGTGAAAGACCTAAAACATTTGAAATTAGCCAACAGTGCCCAGGTAGAATCGGTATTTGGGTAGGTTGGCAAATTGTAAAAGCTTATATGAAGAACAATCCTGAAGTTACAGTTCAAGAGTTAATGGAAAATACAGATGCTCAAGATATATTTAGTAAATCGCGATATAAACCTAAAGGATAGCAACATTTTTACTTAAAATAGTAATTAAGCAATAAATTTATTTCTGAATTCTTATTGTAGAATTATTTATCTAATTTATAAGCAATTAGATAAATGGCTGTACTATGAATCCTGCTGAAAAAGGTTGGTTAAAAGAATATATTAAGTTTAGGGGTCCTCATCCAATTGACCTAAGTCAATATATGATTAAGGACGAAGATAGCTTGCTATATAAAATTGTTCAACCAACAGGATTAATCTACGGTCATCCTATTCATGCTCCGGGAATCCGTCACCCAAAAGAGCAAAGATGGAATAGCTTAAGTAAAATGAAAATCGTTTTGCTTGAGAGCTTTATTCATAGCGCTAGTTTAAAAGTGAATAGCCTTCCAGAAACAGCTTCAGATTGGGAAAGCTATTATCATGATACCAGTAAATCAATTGCGGAGTTTTATCAAGTTT is drawn from Marivirga arenosa and contains these coding sequences:
- a CDS encoding lysophospholipid acyltransferase family protein — its product is MKFKYYFLKAIFWLLSIIPFWFYHGFSSLIAFIFIQFKLYRYKVVINNLKIAFPEKSDNEIKKIAHRFYYHFTDLLIESIKAFTISANQIKKRWKINVTSDIQRILDEKRNIAIIMPHYSNWEWGVPSFCMMTDRNQPIGLGIYKPLKNKLMDKIMKDNRSRFPGAKLVPKNDVSKVVNKYKNDHFMLGFAADQAPHNGYSAYWMEFLGKETGVFYGAEKFCKKLDLVPVYAHVKKLGRSKYEVDLEVISEKPKETDYGFITEKHMKLLEADIKKEPYLWLWTHKRWKRSKPADYETVRRKERIKN
- a CDS encoding LOG family protein; translated protein: MSESNNEDKLELNKIRKAFKDRDWNEIKSSDSWAIFKIMSEFVDGFEKLAKIGPCVSVFGSARTKPDHPYYKMAEEVAAKLVRHGYGVITGGGPGIMEAGNKGAKSENGKSVGLNIVLPFEQFNNIYIDPDKLITFDYFFVRKVMFVKYAQGFVVMPGGFGTMDELFEALTLIQTHKIGRFPIVLVGKKFWGGLIDWIKDTLIEAENNVSPEDLELFTVVDTPTEAVKVIDNFYSQFMLSPNF
- a CDS encoding lytic transglycosylase domain-containing protein, producing the protein MSDSRYALIISIASLLTVLVVAFYGINKNVKQDQYLEQPKRPIAFTNAKTIPLPDKIDLAGEVVPLDIDDVKERLDKELHINSYWHNNTIFLFKRASRWFPIIEPILKENGIPDDFKYLALIESGLENVQSYAGAVGFWQILKSTGREYGLEINRDVDERYHPIKSTEAACKYFKRAFNKFGNWTLVAASYNRGMRGMQNALDHQKVDNYYDLMLNDETSRYVFRILAIKQIFETPEDYGLDISKEHLYQPYQYRFDTLRNSTDWVEYANEQKVTYKTLRIYNPWIQDDDIRVGRGEYYVVSLPK
- a CDS encoding outer membrane beta-barrel protein, with the translated sequence MKKLLFSILFLSSVYFAEAQVRFGFKAGPNISFNRIDSEAENTDFGTEGVGLRFQLGPVFDIEFKENHYFSTGLIFTAKRASFTADSLGIVYSEDYNPQYLQVPLTLKLFTEEIGLDKKLYFQFGGTVDFNTNDEGDPDNIVTSFRFIDLNSLLAIGLEYGIGINTKLFGGVIYQRGLLNTINTSIYEDSFNLRTDYVGLEIGVIF
- the gldB gene encoding gliding motility lipoprotein GldB; the protein is MQKNIYRVFSFLLVGLSFYSCSDDSDQFCDNAPNVSGIEANIKMNDLTDDMVSLSSEKEALTFIEENPFVADYFFERSRYGADSIIASSMVNIFSNPSYKDTLYQQVKNTFGDFSGIKNDFENAFKHYKYYYPDVYVPTLEFVLTGLRKDLYVSDSLISVAADYFLGPDAAYVPNGIPDYILMRYEKEYIVPMTMLLLTQKQNQTDQSDNSLLADMVFYGKSYYMTKMTIPCTPDSLLIGYTAKEMEDINKNEHIIWANFLENDLLYETSHFMKNKFIGERPKTFEISQQCPGRIGIWVGWQIVKAYMKNNPEVTVQELMENTDAQDIFSKSRYKPKG